Proteins encoded together in one Salvia miltiorrhiza cultivar Shanhuang (shh) unplaced genomic scaffold, IMPLAD_Smil_shh original_scaffold_273_2, whole genome shotgun sequence window:
- the LOC131003833 gene encoding heavy metal-associated isoprenylated plant protein 37-like: MFLTCFLKVNIHCDGCKQKVKKILQRIEGVYHVSIDAEQQKVSISGSVGSATLIKKLVRAGKHAELWSEKGNQNQKQKSPSKEDSKSNKGQKPKNLESLKDKHNFPLVSDDDDGEDCGGYSEEEMQLLTAMLNAEAAKKGNNNNTNAAKKGNQNQGLSNIGVEGTRGNDISAMMNLAGFHGNGAGILGVGGGSGFQLQPNAGGFPFNVGSAGHNPAALNGYVNPMMSLQSRQQPQMMYNRSTLIPPTTGYYYNYAVAEPAAAVFSDDNATSCSIM, translated from the exons ATGTTTTTA ACTTGTTTTCTCAAAGTGAACATACACTGTGACGGCTGCAAGCAGAAAGTGAAGAAAATCCTTCAAAGGATTGAAg GAGTTTACCATGTAAGCATAGATGCAGAGCAACAAAAGGTGAGCATATCAGGAAGTGTGGGTTCTGCAACACTAATCAAGAAACTAGTGAGGGCTGGTAAGCATGCTGAGCTCTGGTCTGAAAAGGGAAACCAAAATCAGAAGCAAAAATCCCCTAGCAAAGAAGACAGCAAGAGCAACAAAGGGCAGAAGCCCAAGAATCTTGAATCCTTAAAAGACAAGCACAACTTCCCATTGGTGTCGGATGACGACGACGGTGAAGACTGCGGCGGCTACAGCGAAGAGGAGATGCAGCTCTTAACGGCCATGCTGAATGCTGAGGCGGCCAAGAAAGGCAATAATAACAACACTAATGCTGCGAAGAAAGGAAACCAAAATCAGGGTTTATCAAACATAGGCGTTGAAGGGACGAGGGGAAACGACATTAGTGCTATGATGAATCTTGCTGGTTTCCACGGCAACGGAGCAGGCATTCTTGGAGTTGGAGGTGGAAGTGGATTTCAGCTGCAGCCAAACGCCGGGGGATTTCCCTTCAATGTGGGCTCGGCGGGCCACAATCCGGCGGCGTTGAACGGGTACGTCAATCCGATGATGAGTCTGCAGAGCAGGCAGCAGCCGCAGATGATGTACAATCGATCAACGTTGATTCCTCCCACCACGGGCTACTACTACAACTACGCCGTTGCTGAGCCTGCTGCAGCTGTTTTCAGTGATGACAACGCTACCAGCTGCTCGATTATGTGA